In Candidatus Kaistella beijingensis, a genomic segment contains:
- a CDS encoding DUF389 domain-containing protein produces the protein MYNLFNLHNGEEQKEKVLANVKSSIAFAGSNVWILACAILIASVGLNVNSTAVVIGAMLISPLMGPIVGAGFALGMYDFDLMRKSLKNLLISTLIGLVVSFVYFLLSPFKEAQSEILARTSPNIYDVLIAFFGGLVGVIAITRVEKGNPIPGVAIATALMPPLCTAGYGLATGKFAFFGGAMFLYTINCVFICIATYAIVKFLKYPSVGFVDKKQEVRVRNWITVITILMIAPSIFFAYRFIQQQRFQEKVKSYVNKEFESKGNTIVYQKTTYSTTQPRKIELAFLTRKFTSKQIAEENKKLNEFGLPNTILVIRQDSAFLADASQQKIASNEIQNSNNLVISELNKKLEKYTFETENIYKEASAIIPELKTLSVAKSQTFSQGDSLKIIPVALYETETPLNKQRQDILRNWLKAKLKVDTIEIFNRK, from the coding sequence ATGTATAATCTTTTCAACCTTCACAACGGCGAAGAGCAGAAAGAAAAAGTGCTTGCCAATGTGAAAAGCAGTATCGCTTTTGCAGGTTCCAATGTTTGGATTTTGGCTTGTGCAATTTTGATTGCATCGGTTGGTTTAAATGTAAATTCTACGGCAGTTGTTATTGGTGCGATGTTAATTTCACCATTAATGGGACCAATTGTTGGCGCAGGTTTCGCCTTGGGAATGTATGATTTTGATTTGATGCGAAAATCATTGAAAAACCTCTTAATTTCAACGCTTATCGGACTTGTTGTATCGTTCGTTTATTTTCTTTTAAGTCCATTCAAGGAAGCACAATCTGAAATTTTAGCAAGAACCTCACCCAATATTTATGATGTTTTAATTGCTTTTTTTGGTGGTTTGGTTGGTGTTATCGCCATTACAAGAGTTGAAAAAGGAAATCCAATTCCAGGCGTCGCTATTGCTACGGCATTAATGCCACCGCTTTGTACCGCAGGTTATGGTTTGGCAACAGGGAAATTCGCTTTTTTCGGAGGAGCGATGTTTCTTTATACCATCAATTGTGTGTTCATTTGTATTGCAACTTACGCAATTGTAAAGTTTCTAAAATATCCTTCTGTCGGATTTGTAGATAAAAAACAGGAAGTAAGAGTACGGAATTGGATTACCGTTATTACCATTCTGATGATTGCGCCAAGTATTTTTTTCGCCTACCGTTTTATACAGCAACAGCGTTTTCAGGAAAAGGTAAAATCGTACGTCAACAAAGAATTTGAGAGCAAAGGAAACACCATTGTCTATCAAAAAACCACGTATTCTACAACGCAACCCCGAAAGATTGAACTTGCATTTCTCACACGGAAATTCACATCAAAACAAATAGCAGAAGAAAACAAAAAACTGAATGAATTTGGGCTTCCAAACACTATATTAGTCATAAGACAAGACAGTGCTTTTCTTGCGGATGCCTCACAACAGAAAATTGCGAGTAACGAAATTCAGAACAGCAACAACCTCGTGATTTCGGAACTGAACAAAAAATTGGAAAAATACACCTTTGAAACCGAAAACATCTACAAAGAAGCATCGGCAATTATCCCCGAACTGAAAACCCTTTCCGTAGCAAAATCCCAAACTTTTTCGCAAGGCGACTCCCTAAAAATTATTCCTGTCGCACTATATGAAACCGAAACACCGCTAAACAAGCAACGACAGGACATTTTAAGAAATTGGCTGAAAGCAAAACTGAAGGTGGATACGATTGAGATTTTTAACAGGAAATAA